In Aristaeella hokkaidonensis, the following are encoded in one genomic region:
- a CDS encoding YceD family protein → MKLDVSNALSHPGQEYLFSGLQAIADQEISGDTVRIDDCAVEGVFLSDEDGNISVRGKLKTIAHAHCANCLEDAQAEVENEFDEVFHRNGDQEDNEIFAYEGHEILLDKLVMSYAVMALPIRFLCREDCPGFEYRDPEAVPSEPGVQYPFAGLQQLLQDNEEV, encoded by the coding sequence ATGAAGCTTGACGTATCGAATGCTTTATCCCATCCCGGACAGGAATACCTTTTCTCGGGTCTGCAGGCCATTGCGGATCAGGAGATCAGCGGTGACACCGTCAGGATTGACGACTGCGCCGTGGAAGGCGTGTTCCTGTCAGATGAAGACGGAAACATCTCGGTGAGAGGCAAGCTGAAGACCATTGCCCACGCTCACTGCGCCAATTGTCTTGAGGACGCACAGGCCGAAGTCGAAAACGAATTCGACGAGGTGTTCCACAGGAACGGCGATCAGGAGGATAACGAGATCTTTGCCTATGAAGGGCATGAGATCCTGCTGGACAAGCTGGTTATGTCATACGCCGTCATGGCTCTGCCGATCCGCTTTCTCTGCAGAGAGGATTGTCCGGGCTTTGAATACAGGGACCCGGAAGCAGTTCCTTCCGAACCGGGCGTTCAATATCCGTTCGCAGGACTGCAGCAATTGCTTCAAGACAATGAGGAGGTGTGA
- the rpmF gene encoding 50S ribosomal protein L32, giving the protein MALPKGKISKARKHSRRANWKLTLPGIGKCPQCGQMKLSHRVCKNCGYYNGVQVVVNKDEEKNA; this is encoded by the coding sequence ATGGCTCTTCCGAAGGGGAAAATCTCTAAGGCTCGCAAGCACAGCCGCCGCGCTAACTGGAAGCTCACACTGCCGGGAATCGGCAAGTGCCCGCAGTGCGGTCAGATGAAACTGTCTCATCGCGTGTGCAAGAATTGCGGTTATTATAACGGCGTCCAGGTCGTCGTCAATAAGGACGAAGAGAAGAACGCCTGA
- a CDS encoding valine--tRNA ligase encodes MSGADMATRFNPQEIEADIYKAWEESGAFTAHRVEGKKPFTIVMPPPNITGQLHMGHAMDCIMQDAPIRYHRMKGDPTLWLPGTDHAAIATEVRIVEAMRKEGLTKEGIGREAFLERAWNWKKEYGGRIVHQQRKMGISCDWSRERFTMDEGCSRAVREVFVRLYEKGLIYRGNRMINWCPACQSAISDAEVEYKDVASHLWHIRYPGADGSEGVVVATTRPETMLGDTGVAVNPADERYTDLVGKKVILPIVNKEIPVVADDYVEKEFGTGAVKMTPAHDPNDFEVAQRHNLEIITVTNDDGTMNENAGRFAGMDPMECRKAVVEELEKLGLLVKVEDYSHNVGFCYRHGNTPVEPRLSEQWFVKMKTLAEPAIAAVREGRTKFVPERFSKMYYNWMENIRDWCISRQLWWGHRIPVWYCDDCGEQIVSREDPTVCPKCGGKLRQDEDVLDTWFSSALWPFSTLGWPDNTEDLKYFYPTSMLVTGWDIITFWVSRMMVAGIENMGEIPFETVLIHGLVRDEQGRKMSKSLGNGIDPLEVIDEYGTDALRFSLVMGVSPGNDTRYGKDKVEAARNFANKVWNASRFVLMNVNERKAFDPAKLETADKWILTRLQKAVKDISAHMEDGDFGLAATKIYDFAWSEFCDWYIELSKSRLLGEEGESKETVKAVLLFVLENLLKLLHPFMPFLTEQVYKYLPGSEGFLMLQSWPEYNEAYVFAGDEEKMQGVMEIIRTIRNLRSEMNVAPSKRTHLMLLPAEGWADTLKGGEGYFKKLAGAEQVELISDRSDATGKNVSAVVAAGELFIPLGDLVDFEKEVARLTKELENLKKEMARSNGMLNNQGFLAKAPAQLVQQEKDKLEAAKSKAAALENRIAELKENL; translated from the coding sequence ATGAGCGGCGCCGATATGGCGACACGGTTCAATCCACAGGAGATCGAAGCTGACATCTATAAAGCCTGGGAAGAATCCGGCGCGTTTACCGCGCACAGGGTTGAGGGAAAGAAACCATTCACCATCGTTATGCCTCCGCCCAATATTACGGGCCAGCTGCATATGGGCCATGCCATGGACTGCATCATGCAGGATGCCCCGATCCGCTATCACCGGATGAAGGGTGATCCCACCCTATGGCTGCCCGGTACTGACCATGCTGCCATCGCGACAGAGGTCAGGATTGTGGAAGCCATGCGGAAAGAAGGCCTGACCAAAGAGGGGATCGGCCGGGAAGCTTTCCTGGAACGCGCCTGGAACTGGAAGAAAGAATACGGCGGACGCATTGTACACCAGCAGCGGAAGATGGGTATCAGCTGCGACTGGAGCCGGGAACGCTTCACCATGGATGAGGGCTGCAGCCGCGCGGTGCGCGAGGTGTTTGTCCGTCTGTATGAAAAGGGACTGATATACCGCGGAAACCGGATGATCAACTGGTGTCCCGCCTGCCAGAGCGCCATCAGCGACGCGGAAGTGGAATACAAGGATGTGGCCAGCCACCTGTGGCATATCCGTTATCCCGGCGCCGACGGAAGCGAAGGCGTTGTGGTGGCCACTACCCGGCCTGAAACCATGCTGGGCGATACCGGCGTGGCTGTGAACCCCGCCGATGAACGGTATACGGACCTGGTGGGCAAGAAGGTGATCCTGCCCATCGTGAACAAGGAAATTCCAGTGGTCGCGGATGATTATGTGGAAAAAGAGTTCGGCACCGGCGCGGTGAAGATGACTCCCGCCCATGACCCGAATGACTTTGAAGTGGCCCAGCGGCACAACCTGGAGATTATCACGGTGACCAACGACGACGGCACCATGAACGAGAATGCCGGACGCTTTGCCGGCATGGATCCCATGGAATGCCGGAAGGCCGTGGTTGAAGAACTTGAGAAGCTGGGGCTGCTGGTGAAGGTTGAAGACTACAGCCATAATGTGGGCTTCTGCTACCGCCACGGGAATACGCCTGTGGAACCACGGCTGAGCGAACAGTGGTTCGTGAAGATGAAGACTCTGGCTGAACCAGCTATTGCCGCTGTGCGGGAAGGCCGGACGAAGTTTGTGCCGGAACGGTTCAGCAAAATGTACTATAACTGGATGGAAAACATCCGCGACTGGTGTATCAGCCGTCAGCTGTGGTGGGGACACCGGATTCCGGTGTGGTATTGCGATGACTGCGGCGAACAGATCGTGAGCCGCGAGGATCCGACAGTCTGCCCGAAGTGCGGCGGCAAGCTGCGCCAGGATGAGGACGTGCTTGATACCTGGTTCTCCTCCGCCCTGTGGCCTTTCTCCACCCTGGGATGGCCGGACAACACGGAAGATCTGAAATACTTCTATCCCACCAGCATGCTGGTGACGGGCTGGGATATCATTACTTTCTGGGTGTCCCGGATGATGGTTGCCGGTATCGAGAACATGGGTGAGATACCCTTTGAGACGGTGCTGATCCACGGCCTGGTGCGGGATGAACAGGGAAGGAAGATGTCCAAATCCCTGGGCAACGGCATAGATCCGCTGGAGGTTATTGACGAATACGGTACCGACGCGCTGCGCTTCAGCCTGGTAATGGGCGTGAGCCCCGGCAATGATACCCGCTACGGCAAGGATAAGGTGGAGGCTGCCCGGAACTTTGCCAACAAGGTGTGGAATGCCAGCCGCTTTGTACTGATGAACGTAAACGAGCGGAAAGCCTTTGATCCCGCGAAGCTGGAGACTGCGGACAAGTGGATCCTGACCCGGCTGCAGAAAGCAGTGAAGGATATTTCCGCGCATATGGAAGATGGCGACTTCGGCCTGGCTGCCACGAAGATCTATGATTTCGCCTGGAGCGAATTCTGCGACTGGTATATTGAGCTGAGCAAGTCCCGCCTGCTGGGCGAAGAAGGCGAAAGCAAGGAAACCGTGAAGGCAGTGCTGCTGTTCGTGCTGGAGAACCTGCTGAAGCTGCTGCATCCCTTCATGCCTTTCCTGACTGAACAGGTTTATAAGTATCTCCCCGGCAGCGAAGGCTTCCTGATGCTTCAGAGCTGGCCGGAATACAATGAAGCGTATGTGTTCGCCGGGGATGAAGAAAAGATGCAGGGCGTGATGGAAATCATCCGCACGATCCGCAACCTGCGCAGCGAGATGAACGTGGCGCCGTCCAAGCGGACGCACCTGATGCTGCTGCCGGCGGAAGGCTGGGCTGATACCCTGAAGGGCGGCGAAGGCTACTTCAAGAAGCTGGCCGGTGCCGAGCAGGTGGAACTGATTTCCGACCGCAGCGACGCCACAGGCAAGAATGTGTCTGCCGTGGTGGCGGCCGGTGAGCTTTTCATCCCGCTGGGTGATCTGGTGGACTTTGAGAAGGAAGTTGCACGGCTGACCAAGGAACTGGAAAACCTGAAGAAGGAAATGGCCCGTTCCAACGGCATGCTGAACAACCAGGGCTTCCTGGCCAAGGCACCGGCGCAGCTGGTGCAGCAGGAGAAGGATAAGCTGGAAGCCGCGAAGTCGAAGGCTGCCGCACTGGAAAACCGCATTGCGGAACTGAAAGAGAATCTATGA
- a CDS encoding bifunctional folylpolyglutamate synthase/dihydrofolate synthase: MRTAEEVVNEIHSALGDGDKQGLRNTAALLETLQAWPACPVIHVAGTNGKGSVCAMLNSVLTAAGYRTGMYTSPFLQTYNERIRLNGKPITAEQLAQYGNETLDAAEKLKRELDYHCTPFELGTALAFHTFQAEKAELIISETGMGGRLDPTNAIPNPTVCAITAIGMDHMQYLGNTLTEIAGEKAGIIKYGVPVVCYPPEEKEVQDVLNARVEKEEATLIIPEKEQIRIREANARYTIADYKTGNRVWTNLRISLPGEHQTVNALVVLCVLEELEKQGIRVPEEAVISGLGNAFWPGRLEWCGNVVMDGAHNAQGIAAFNRYVQEHLSGKRKVLLTGVLKEKLSEEMLGGLASVTDTAVTVTPDSPRAMKAEELAELLRGKGMEACAANSLKEGLETAGKLAGEDGLILATGSLYFIGAMRSELGLDP; encoded by the coding sequence ATGAGAACTGCCGAAGAGGTTGTAAACGAAATACATTCCGCCCTGGGGGACGGAGACAAGCAGGGGCTGCGGAATACCGCAGCCCTGCTTGAGACTTTACAGGCATGGCCGGCTTGTCCGGTGATCCATGTGGCCGGTACAAACGGAAAGGGAAGCGTCTGCGCCATGCTGAACAGCGTGCTGACAGCGGCAGGATACAGGACAGGCATGTATACCTCTCCCTTCCTGCAAACGTACAATGAGCGGATCCGACTGAACGGAAAACCGATTACAGCGGAACAGCTTGCACAGTATGGTAACGAAACGCTGGACGCGGCGGAGAAGCTTAAAAGGGAGCTGGATTATCACTGCACGCCATTTGAACTGGGTACTGCCCTGGCGTTTCATACGTTCCAGGCTGAAAAAGCGGAGCTGATCATATCGGAGACGGGAATGGGCGGACGGCTTGATCCGACCAATGCTATACCGAATCCGACTGTCTGTGCCATTACGGCAATCGGTATGGATCATATGCAGTATCTCGGCAATACCCTGACAGAGATCGCGGGTGAAAAGGCAGGCATCATCAAATACGGGGTACCTGTAGTCTGTTATCCTCCGGAGGAAAAAGAAGTTCAGGATGTGCTGAACGCCCGGGTGGAAAAAGAAGAAGCGACGCTGATTATTCCGGAAAAGGAGCAGATCAGGATCCGGGAAGCCAATGCACGGTATACCATTGCGGATTATAAGACAGGAAACCGCGTGTGGACAAACCTGAGAATCTCCCTGCCGGGTGAGCACCAGACGGTGAATGCACTGGTGGTGCTCTGCGTCCTGGAGGAACTGGAGAAGCAGGGAATCCGTGTGCCGGAAGAGGCTGTGATCAGCGGTCTCGGAAACGCTTTCTGGCCAGGACGGCTGGAATGGTGCGGGAACGTGGTCATGGACGGTGCCCATAACGCACAGGGAATCGCTGCCTTCAACCGGTATGTACAGGAGCATCTTTCCGGAAAAAGGAAGGTGCTGCTGACCGGCGTGCTGAAGGAAAAACTGTCCGAAGAAATGCTGGGCGGACTTGCTTCTGTAACCGATACCGCGGTGACGGTGACGCCTGACAGCCCCCGGGCCATGAAAGCGGAAGAACTGGCCGAATTGCTGCGCGGGAAGGGAATGGAAGCATGTGCGGCGAACAGTTTGAAGGAAGGACTGGAAACTGCCGGGAAGCTGGCCGGTGAAGACGGACTGATCCTGGCAACGGGAAGCCTGTACTTTATCGGGGCAATGAGGAGCGAACTGGGGCTGGATCCATAA
- the rsmH gene encoding 16S rRNA (cytosine(1402)-N(4))-methyltransferase RsmH gives MEFKHEPVLLNEVLEWMNVQPDGVYCDGTLGGGGHSGAILKASGGTARLYGIDRDENAILAASERLKDYPGFTAIRGNFHDAKKLLEETGAEALDGALLDLGVSSPQLDTAERGFSYHEDAPLDMRMDQRQTMTAADFLNTADEREIMEVIRDYGEEKWAARIARIICEHRAEKPFATTFDLVHAVDAAIPKAVRRKDDGHPARRTFQAIRIAVNDELKPLEQALKDLTDCLKPGGRICVITFHSLEDRIVKRCFKTLENPCICPPKAPICTCGRKPVVKVLAGGAVAPSKEEIERNPRSRSAKLRVAEKRRTEA, from the coding sequence ATGGAGTTCAAGCATGAACCGGTACTGTTAAATGAAGTACTGGAGTGGATGAACGTTCAGCCGGACGGCGTATACTGCGACGGTACGCTGGGCGGCGGCGGCCACAGCGGCGCGATCCTGAAGGCCTCCGGCGGAACGGCACGCCTGTACGGGATCGACCGGGATGAAAACGCGATCCTGGCCGCATCAGAACGATTGAAGGACTATCCGGGATTCACCGCGATCCGCGGCAATTTCCATGACGCAAAAAAGCTGCTGGAAGAAACAGGAGCAGAGGCCCTGGACGGCGCCCTGCTGGATCTGGGTGTATCGAGTCCCCAGCTGGATACGGCCGAAAGGGGATTCAGCTATCATGAGGATGCTCCGCTGGATATGCGCATGGATCAGCGCCAGACAATGACAGCCGCGGACTTCCTGAATACGGCAGACGAACGGGAAATTATGGAAGTCATCCGGGACTACGGCGAAGAGAAATGGGCGGCCCGTATAGCACGTATTATCTGTGAACACAGGGCGGAAAAGCCTTTTGCGACCACCTTTGATCTTGTACACGCGGTAGATGCAGCGATTCCGAAAGCTGTACGACGGAAAGATGACGGCCATCCCGCCAGGAGGACATTCCAGGCAATCCGGATTGCGGTGAACGATGAACTGAAACCGCTGGAGCAGGCGCTGAAGGATCTGACAGACTGCCTGAAACCCGGCGGAAGAATCTGCGTGATTACCTTCCACTCCCTGGAAGACAGGATAGTAAAGCGCTGCTTTAAGACACTGGAGAACCCCTGTATCTGTCCGCCGAAGGCACCGATCTGCACCTGCGGACGCAAACCTGTGGTCAAGGTGCTGGCAGGGGGCGCAGTGGCACCTTCAAAGGAAGAAATTGAAAGGAATCCGCGTTCCCGCAGCGCAAAACTCCGGGTGGCGGAAAAGAGAAGGACGGAGGCATAA
- the rsmI gene encoding 16S rRNA (cytidine(1402)-2'-O)-methyltransferase — MAILYVVATPIGNLQDLSPRGTETLRNADLIIAEDTRVTMKLCQVFGLKAPLVSCHRHSEDSKAAGLAQKILDEDLTAALVTDAGTPCISDPGCEVVRECAEAGIPVIPVPGCCAGIAAVSISGYDAREFAFYGFLPREKKDIKARLEEIARGVKVAILHESPFRITELTEIIAETLPEARLTVCCDLTKLHEKTLRGTPEEVLAALKANEKTEKGEYCVVLDLHNVSLPESETEAAEWPLEAKLIEEMKQGSSLREAQEKLISKGEKKNAVKQAALTLKKLFET, encoded by the coding sequence GTGGCAATACTGTACGTTGTGGCGACGCCGATCGGCAATCTGCAGGATCTTTCTCCACGGGGAACAGAAACCCTGCGGAACGCGGACCTGATCATTGCCGAGGATACCCGGGTGACAATGAAACTGTGCCAGGTTTTCGGACTGAAGGCCCCGCTGGTCAGCTGCCACCGTCACAGCGAGGACAGCAAGGCGGCAGGGCTTGCCCAGAAGATCCTGGACGAAGACCTGACGGCGGCACTGGTTACGGACGCCGGAACCCCCTGCATTTCGGATCCGGGCTGCGAGGTTGTACGGGAATGCGCGGAAGCCGGGATTCCGGTGATTCCGGTACCGGGGTGCTGCGCCGGTATCGCGGCGGTATCCATCAGCGGATATGACGCACGGGAATTTGCATTCTATGGTTTCCTGCCGAGGGAAAAGAAAGATATCAAAGCCAGACTGGAAGAGATTGCACGGGGCGTGAAGGTGGCAATCCTGCATGAATCTCCCTTCCGGATTACCGAACTGACGGAGATCATCGCGGAGACACTGCCTGAAGCCAGACTTACAGTATGCTGCGATCTGACCAAGCTGCATGAGAAAACCCTCCGGGGAACCCCGGAAGAGGTGCTGGCAGCCCTGAAGGCGAACGAGAAGACCGAAAAAGGCGAATACTGTGTTGTGCTGGATCTGCACAATGTCTCCCTGCCTGAATCTGAAACAGAGGCTGCCGAGTGGCCGCTGGAGGCAAAGCTGATCGAAGAAATGAAACAGGGCAGCAGCCTGCGGGAGGCACAGGAAAAGCTGATCAGCAAGGGAGAAAAAAAGAACGCGGTCAAACAAGCCGCACTCACATTGAAAAAACTGTTTGAAACCTAA
- a CDS encoding MIP/aquaporin family protein, with the protein MKDIKKYLAEFIGTLVLVLFACGVAGQICATGVSGLIGTALAFGLVIVAMAYSIGNISGCHINPAVSIAMLISKKISVKDFCGYIVAQFLGAIAGAAILNAIVQDPGKLGCNALYNGNAWLSFLIEVILTFVFVIAILGVTSKESNGNIAGLVIGGALVLVHLLGISFTGTSVNPARTFGPALIAGNLGGIWVFLLAPLVGGALAAICYRFLSSDK; encoded by the coding sequence ATGAAAGACATCAAGAAGTATCTGGCTGAGTTCATCGGTACCCTGGTTCTGGTTCTTTTTGCCTGCGGTGTTGCCGGGCAGATTTGTGCCACGGGTGTCTCCGGGCTGATTGGTACTGCCCTTGCCTTTGGTCTTGTCATCGTCGCCATGGCTTACTCCATTGGCAATATCTCCGGCTGCCATATTAATCCGGCAGTATCCATTGCCATGCTGATCAGCAAAAAGATCTCCGTCAAGGATTTCTGCGGCTACATCGTGGCCCAGTTCCTCGGCGCCATCGCCGGTGCCGCCATCCTTAACGCGATCGTGCAGGATCCCGGAAAGCTCGGCTGCAATGCCCTGTACAACGGCAATGCGTGGCTCAGTTTCCTGATTGAAGTGATTCTTACCTTCGTCTTTGTGATCGCGATTCTGGGTGTTACCTCCAAAGAATCCAACGGAAACATTGCCGGCCTGGTCATCGGCGGTGCCCTGGTCCTGGTTCACCTCCTCGGCATTTCCTTCACCGGCACCTCCGTCAACCCCGCCCGTACCTTTGGCCCTGCTCTGATCGCCGGCAATCTCGGCGGCATCTGGGTATTCCTTCTGGCTCCCCTGGTGGGCGGCGCGCTGGCTGCTATTTGCTATCGTTTCCTTTCTTCTGACAAATAA
- a CDS encoding DUF1622 domain-containing protein, with product MLEAAESVLDVVIHYSVLILEIIGALVILFHVVRAIIDLCTGKAKLCRAAITEGITTGLSFLLVSEVLKTIIDRDWTSIGMTCAILLMRASISLLVHWESKAEAEHE from the coding sequence GTGCTTGAAGCAGCGGAATCCGTTCTTGACGTCGTTATCCATTACAGTGTTCTGATCCTGGAGATCATCGGTGCCCTAGTGATCCTGTTCCATGTCGTCCGTGCCATTATTGATCTGTGCACCGGTAAAGCGAAACTCTGCCGCGCCGCCATCACGGAAGGTATCACCACCGGCCTGAGCTTCCTGCTGGTCAGCGAAGTGCTCAAAACCATCATTGACCGGGACTGGACCTCCATCGGCATGACCTGCGCGATCCTGCTGATGCGTGCTTCCATCTCCCTGCTGGTTCATTGGGAAAGCAAAGCGGAAGCCGAACACGAATAA